In a single window of the Zea mays cultivar B73 chromosome 5, Zm-B73-REFERENCE-NAM-5.0, whole genome shotgun sequence genome:
- the LOC103627274 gene encoding uncharacterized protein, with protein MGVPDPEKWFILGRVVVVRHYKKALDSSSLDLRLPLTRTPPRISRLAAVTRDQVERGQLSIVATSNSVLLLHELERPSEPNSPNIFFLALDPMLDERAFAAGRRVFEVAATRLLDRHPELPHFSGVRNVGFIELCRGGTCVFVVAELQATNRQANNSVPFITCCLSGDGNDTWDQMELVWPVLDDEAHPQWINHAVIAHDKKLWWVNLSRGLVAWDPVPVQHAEPRLEFVPLPVLHGFEDRQEPPEQIDRYRTVGVSAGQMRFVDIVRRRNDPLEGTLVVVWTLDLPQMRWRDYPRVTTLVNIWNNASYVPMPRGVVPVVALLHPNEPEVVYFFLGKYVFSVDVNRSAVVHFAVMPNQQDGVPRPINQRDVLSWKQAPFLENAQQG; from the exons ATGGGGGTACCGGACCCGGAGAAATGGTTCATCCTGGGCCGCGTCGTCGTCGTGAGGCACTACAAAAAAGCCTTGGATAGCTCTAGCCTTGACCTCAGGCTGCCGCTCACCAGGACGCCGCCGCGCATCTCCAGGCTCGCCGCGGTCACGAGGGACCAAGTCGAACGCGGCCAGCTCTCCATCGTCGCCACCAGCAACAGTGTCCTCCTCCTCCACGAGCTCGAGAGGCCCTCCGAGCCCAACAGCCCGAACATCTTCTTCCTGGCGCTCGACCCCATGCTTGATGAGCGGGCCTTCGCCGCCGGACGCAGAGTGTTCGAAGTCGCCGCCACGCGCCTCCTCGACCGGCATCCGGAATTACCCCACTTCTCCGGCGTCAGGAACGTCGGCTTCATCGAGCTCTGCCGTGGAGGCACGTGCGTGTTCGTGGTCGCGGAGCTCCAGGCCACCAATCGCCAAGCGAACAACAGCGTCCCCTTCATCACCTGCTGCCTCTCTGGCGATGGGAACGACACGTGGGACCAGATGGAACTCGTCTGGCCCGTCCTCGATGACGAAGCCCACCCGCAGTGGATTAACCACGCCGTGATCGCCCACGACAAGAAGCTCTGGTGGGTCAACCTCTCGCGCGGCCTGGTCGCCTGGGACCCGGTCCCGGTCCAACATGCAGAGCCGAGGCTGGAGTTCGTGCCGCTCCCGGTCCTCCACGGGTTCGAGGACAGGCAGGAGCCGCCGGAGCAAATCGACAGGTACCGCACCGTAGGGGTGAGCGCCGGCCAGATGCGGTTTGTGGACATCGTTCGCAGGCGCAACGATCCCCTCGAAGGTACGCTGGTGGTCGTCTGGACGCTGGACTTGCCACAGATGAGGTGGCGGGACTACCCCAGGGTGACGACGCTGGTGAACATCTGGAACAACGCCAGCTACGTGCCGATGCCGAGGGGGGTCGTCCCCGTGGTGGCGCTTTTGCACCCCAACGAGCCCGAAGTTGTCTACTTCTTCCTGGGCAAGTACGTCTTCTCCGTCGACGTGAATCGAAGCGCCGTCGTGCACTTCGCGGTGATGCCGAACCAGCAGGACGGCGTGCCACGGCCGATCAACCAGCGAGACGTTCTCTCTTGGAAGCAAGCGCCCTTTCTTGAAAACG CCCAGCAAGGATGA